Proteins from a genomic interval of Planktothrix sp. FACHB-1365:
- a CDS encoding NYN domain-containing protein — MSSSLAKAVLFVDGYNIIGIWPLLRQKRDGDGMEEARRHLIETLVDYSAFEGLDARIVFDAHYQNTPSFSETITRNVSIHYTGFGQTADTYIEKLCASLGRQLRLSRRRLIVATSDRAQQLTVTGYGAEWLSAEQLAEVVEATTRRRQRRHHPRKQSSSRFLASSLDAEAQTRLAQLRMGLK, encoded by the coding sequence ATGAGTAGCTCTCTTGCTAAAGCTGTCTTATTTGTAGACGGCTATAACATTATTGGAATATGGCCGCTATTGCGACAGAAACGGGATGGTGACGGGATGGAAGAAGCCCGTAGGCATTTGATTGAGACGTTAGTGGACTATAGCGCCTTTGAAGGGTTAGATGCTCGCATTGTGTTTGATGCTCATTATCAAAATACTCCCAGTTTTAGCGAAACTATTACTCGCAATGTGTCGATTCATTATACCGGTTTTGGGCAAACCGCAGATACTTATATTGAAAAACTCTGTGCTTCTTTGGGACGTCAATTGCGGTTGTCCCGACGTCGATTAATTGTTGCCACTTCAGACCGCGCTCAACAGTTGACGGTCACGGGGTATGGGGCTGAATGGCTCTCCGCCGAACAATTAGCCGAAGTGGTGGAAGCTACAACCCGCCGTCGCCAGCGTCGTCATCACCCCCGGAAGCAATCTTCTAGTCGTTTCTTGGCCAGTTCCTTGGACGCAGAGGCTCAAACCCGCCTTGCTCAATTGAGAATGGGCTTAAAATAG